Within the Novosphingobium pentaromativorans US6-1 genome, the region CGCGCCGCCGCGCACGCATACGCTGCTGCTTGCGCAAGTGGATGGAAAACCATGGATCGCGGATGCGGGTTTCGGTGGCAGCTTCGTGCCGCCCCTGCCGCTGGAACACGGCGCTGAAGTGGGGACGTCTGACGGGGCCCGCCACCGCCTGCTTCGCGTGGGCGAACCCGGTTCGCTGCCGGGCGAATGGCGGCTGGAACGCGCCGGGCCGGTAAGCGCGACCGATGGCCGCAGTGCACCGCACGGGGACTGGCAGGCGCAATACGCCTTCGATCTCACGCAAGTCGCTCCCGATGACCTGGAGATGGGCAATCACTGGACTTCGACGCGGCCCGATACGCGCTTCACTTCGCTGCATATCGCCAGCATTGTCCTGCCGGGAGGTTTCGCGGCGCTCAGTGAAAGGCAACTGACGGTCTATCGTGACGGTACGAGCGAAACGCGCACGATCGACGACCCGCGAGATTACGCGCGCCTGCTGCGCGACCTGTTTCGTATCGACCTGACCGACCAGGAAGTCGCCGCGCTACCGCTGTTCGGCTGAACGGGTCAGTTCCATTCCAGCCGCAGCTCGGTCAGCGCCCCGACATTGCCGGCGCGGTATCGCGGCGGCGAACCGGGCTTGACCCGGAACGACCGCATGCCTTTCAGCCATTCCTCGATGAACAGGATCGCTTCCAGCCGGGCGAGCCCCGCGCCAACGCAGCGGTGCGGCCCAACGCCCATGGCGGTGTGGCGCACAGGCGACCGATTGCGCAGCAGGTTCTGGTCCTCAAGATGGCGCGCTAGGCGCAGGGCGAAGATGTCGAGATCGACGACCCGGCCTGCTCGCGCAAGGACGAGGTGGCGCAAGTGGGCCTGCCGAACCCTCGGCTAGTCAGACTTCGCGCAGACGCGGCATGAGTTCGACGAAGTTGCAGGGCCGGTTGCGGCTGTCGAGCTGCTCGGCAAGGATGCCGTCCCAGCCGTCCTTCACCGCGCCATTGGATCCGGGCAGGGCGAAGATGTAGGTCCCGCGCGCAACGACCGCCACGGCCCGGCTCTGCACGGTCGAAGTGCCGATGGTCTTGTAGGAAAGCCAGCGGAACAGCTCTCCGAAGCCGGGGATTTCCCTGTCCTTGATCTTGTCGAGCGCCTCGGGCGTGACATCGCGGCCAGTCAGTCCGGTGCCGCCGGTCGAGACGATGGCGTCGATTCCGCGATCGTCGACCCAGTTGTTCAGCCGGTTGGCAATCCGCACCGCATCGTCGCGTTCGATCGCACGCGCGACCAGCTTGTGGCCGGCATCGCGAATCCGCTGCTCGAGAATGTCGCCCGAGGTATCGTCCTCGGGGCCTCGGGTGTCGGATACAGTCAGAAGGGCAATGTTGATCGGCTTGAAAGTCCGGTCGAGGTCAATGGCCACGCAAGATCGCTCCGTTCGCTGCCATGCGTACGCCCTTTGACCCGGCCAGTTCCGGGAAAGTCGGCCACATGTCCTGTGCAAGCGCCATCCGGCTTTCCGAAACGCCGCCCGCCTGGCGTTCGTACATCCAGTAATTGCGCAGGACAATGTTCACGTAGCCGCGGGTTTCCCAGTAAGGAATCGATTCCATCCAGAGCAGCGGATCGCCGTCGTCCTTGACCTCGGTATTCCAGCGCGTGACCGGCGCTAGACCGGCATTATAGGCCGCCATGACCTTGGGCAGCAGGCCCTGCGTTCCCGATGAGCCCTTGAGCATTTCGAGGTGCCGCTGGCCGAACGCGAGATTGATCTCGGGCTTGTTGAGGTCGCTGGCGGATCCCGACACGCCGATGTCCGAGGCATGATCGCGTGCGGCGGAAGGCATGATCTGCATCAGGCCGCGCGCACCGGCGGGGCTGACGACGCTGGCCTGGAAAATGGATTCCTGCAGCGCATGGGCATAGACCAGCGCCGGATCGACTTTCCAGCCGCCGATGGGCGTCCACTTGGGAGTGGGGAAACGGGTTGCCGGTTCGGGCTTGCCGCCGCGCGGGGCATTGTAGGCCATCCACAATTGCGTCGAAGGCAGGCCAAGGTCGCGGGCTAGGCGGGAGAGCGGTTCGTATTGGCCGGGATCGCCAATGCGGGCCTGATGGCGCAGCACTTCGTCGGCAAGGCCGTCCTCGCCGATTTCCGCCAGCTCAACCGCGGTGCGTACATTGGTGTTGTTGCGCAGCGACTGCCAGTCCGACTGGGTGAAGTCCGCACCTGCATGCTGTTCGGGCAAGTGCACGCCGAGCTGTTCGCTCGCCAGCATGCCGTAAAGCGTCTCGTCGCGCTTGGCCGCCATGCGCAGCGGCTCTGCGGCGAGGTCGGGGCGGCGGCAGCGCACGAGGGCGCGGCTCTGCCAGTAATAGGATGCCGAAGTGAGTTCTGCGTTCTCGGACGTTTTCGCGGCCTTGGCAAAGGCATCGCTGGCGGCATCGCAATCGCCCAGGCGCCATGCGGCAAGGCCTGCTGTCCACCATGCCTCACCAACCCAGGGGCCGGTGCCAAGGGCAGCCAGCTGCGCCATCTGGTAGGCCGAGGCGTCCTGGTTCTCGATGTAGAAGCTCCAGGCGACGCGCTGGCGCCACTCGGCGCGCGCCGAATTGCTCAGCCCGGCGTCGATCCCGTCGAGCAGGACGCGCGCGCCCGTCGGGTCGTCGTTCTTGATGCGCTCGAGGATGCCGGAGGAAATCGCCTCGGGCATCGTGCCGTCGTTGATCGAGGAGGGACGGGTGCGCTTGGGCATCGAGGGCAGGCGGGCGAACTGCTGCTCGGTCGGCAGGTCGGGGATCGCCTCGGCCCCGCGCTTCAGGGCAAGGCGGGAAATCTGGTCGGCGCCGGGAAGCTCCGTGCCCTTGGCCAGCCAGTCCTTCAGGTCGGGCAGCTCGATCTTGGGCGAACCGGCGGCAAGATAGTATTCCGCGCGGGCCTGCTGGTGCAGGGGGCCGTCGGGACGCTCGGCCAGCATCTGCTGGACCTTGGACCAGTTCTTGGCGTCGATCGCGTCGAACACCTGCTTGTAATAGGCGCGATCATCCTGGCTCAGCAGCGAAGGCACGGCAGTGCGGTCCGCGCGGGTGCGGAAATAGTCGACGGCGGCACTGTTCGCATATGCAGGAGCGGTCGCCACGGTCGCGGTGCACGCGATGGCGAGTCCGGCGATCCATCCTGCCTTGGCAAGTTTAGTCAAAATTCGCTTCCCCGATCGTTCGATCACTCTGCCTGCCCGGTGCGGCCCCGGCCGGTCAGGCGCAACTTGGCTCTGCGGTATCTGCGCTGGGCCGGTTCAGCCGGTCGTCCACTTGAG harbors:
- a CDS encoding arylamine N-acetyltransferase family protein, whose protein sequence is MELGQYLGRIGLSEAPALDPGGLAQLQLAHRRGIGFENLDIRLGRGIRIDGASVFDKLVVRERGGYCFEQNRLYADMLTLLGFENRPLLARVLLGVPEGVAPPRTHTLLLAQVDGKPWIADAGFGGSFVPPLPLEHGAEVGTSDGARHRLLRVGEPGSLPGEWRLERAGPVSATDGRSAPHGDWQAQYAFDLTQVAPDDLEMGNHWTSTRPDTRFTSLHIASIVLPGGFAALSERQLTVYRDGTSETRTIDDPRDYARLLRDLFRIDLTDQEVAALPLFG
- a CDS encoding cytochrome P450 — translated: MRHLVLARAGRVVDLDIFALRLARHLEDQNLLRNRSPVRHTAMGVGPHRCVGAGLARLEAILFIEEWLKGMRSFRVKPGSPPRYRAGNVGALTELRLEWN
- the moaB gene encoding molybdenum cofactor biosynthesis protein B, whose translation is MAIDLDRTFKPINIALLTVSDTRGPEDDTSGDILEQRIRDAGHKLVARAIERDDAVRIANRLNNWVDDRGIDAIVSTGGTGLTGRDVTPEALDKIKDREIPGFGELFRWLSYKTIGTSTVQSRAVAVVARGTYIFALPGSNGAVKDGWDGILAEQLDSRNRPCNFVELMPRLREV
- a CDS encoding lytic transglycosylase domain-containing protein encodes the protein MIERSGKRILTKLAKAGWIAGLAIACTATVATAPAYANSAAVDYFRTRADRTAVPSLLSQDDRAYYKQVFDAIDAKNWSKVQQMLAERPDGPLHQQARAEYYLAAGSPKIELPDLKDWLAKGTELPGADQISRLALKRGAEAIPDLPTEQQFARLPSMPKRTRPSSINDGTMPEAISSGILERIKNDDPTGARVLLDGIDAGLSNSARAEWRQRVAWSFYIENQDASAYQMAQLAALGTGPWVGEAWWTAGLAAWRLGDCDAASDAFAKAAKTSENAELTSASYYWQSRALVRCRRPDLAAEPLRMAAKRDETLYGMLASEQLGVHLPEQHAGADFTQSDWQSLRNNTNVRTAVELAEIGEDGLADEVLRHQARIGDPGQYEPLSRLARDLGLPSTQLWMAYNAPRGGKPEPATRFPTPKWTPIGGWKVDPALVYAHALQESIFQASVVSPAGARGLMQIMPSAARDHASDIGVSGSASDLNKPEINLAFGQRHLEMLKGSSGTQGLLPKVMAAYNAGLAPVTRWNTEVKDDGDPLLWMESIPYWETRGYVNIVLRNYWMYERQAGGVSESRMALAQDMWPTFPELAGSKGVRMAANGAILRGH